One region of Acropora muricata isolate sample 2 chromosome 13, ASM3666990v1, whole genome shotgun sequence genomic DNA includes:
- the LOC136894887 gene encoding GRAM domain-containing protein 4-like isoform X3: protein MLQESLKVWLRSVRSLLLMEENSKRRKRWNSELKDMIKPKQRTNGHQRRHSSPPDLRNGLLVEKDGVDRSGDTCKDTTKEDDFRICTDVNGNFLEEDEDRWKLSDEVFDEIRTQTQGIKSEESAASKSGDHRVILKVKTALGSWKGQIADMVLERLRDFINEESEIIDDAYIEGEPLAVKTLKENINRFSSGIKPITGFMKSIRNIFSWSNPAASFLIFVVYMYSVWHGYLLSLILFVAICKLFLNYLQARGINAHLGFTEKEKDETIPSEDYSWSDKFQLVLQVARKVQNTLGKIADSLEKMKNLLNWHHPEATGKLFGALCIGLVASLLLKGATLFTLIGLFLGIKFFVIKPIYNRFPKVKKRYDGTAKLWSELPTDAELSAKQNQAEGSSEKIPRVPSASSLSSLSTSSSSEHISGATANQLSEKFNLPPSETSLPGWEDGKKCTLLNKEKTFSNVKQGRLFLSQSYLCFEKIKSSSAKTIVIRLDTITSISKVKSSGIMPGTGTALEVHVRDMNKPYIFGGIIARDDVLENITLQM from the exons GTGTGGTTAAGAAGCGTTCGATCGCTATTATTAATGGAAGAGAACTCCAAAAGAAGAAAGCGATGGAACAGTGAGCTTAAAGACATGATTAAACCGAAGCAAAGAACAAACGGCCATCAAAG ACGACATTCAAGTCCACCGGACCTGAGAAACGGCCTCCTTGTGGAGAAGGATGGTGTTGATCGAAGCGGAGATACTTGCAAAGACACGACGAAAGAGGACGATTTTCGTATATGCACAGACGTGAATGGAAACTTTCTCGAAGAGGACGAAGACAGATGGAAATTATCGGACGAAGTTTTCGATGAAATACGAACGCAAACACAAGGAATAAAATCGGAGGAAAGCGCAGCTTCAAAGTCAG GTGACCATCGAGTCATACTCAAAGTGAAAACAGCTTTGGGTTCTTGGAAGGGACAGATAGCAGATATG GTTCTGGAAAGATTGCGAGATTTTATCAACGAAGAGTCAGAGATTATTGATGATGCGTACATCGAAGGGGAACCGTTGGCTGTCAAAAC gttgaaagaaaatatcaaTCGCTTTT cttCGGGTATCAAACCCATCACTGGTTTTATGAAGTCCATTCGAAACATTTTTTCTTGGTCAAATCCAGCAGCATCCTTCCTGATATTTGTG GTATACATGTATTCTGTTTGGCATGGATATCTTCTCTCCCTAATCCTCTTCGTTGCTATTTGCAAGCTCTTTCTGAATTATCTTCAAGCCAG GGGCATCAATGCGCACTTAGGATTCACTGAGAAAGAAAAGGATGAG ACAATTCCTTCTGAGGATTACAGTTGGTCGGACAAATTTCAGTTAGTCTTGCAAGTGGCAAGGAAAGTTCAG AACACACTTGGAAAAATCGCCGACTCTTTGGAAAAGATGAAGAA TTTGTTAAACTGGCATCACCCCGAGGCAACAGGAAAGCTTTTTGGTGCACTGTGCATCGGACTGGTTGCATCGTTGCTGCTCAAAGGAGCGACCTTATTCACTCTTATAG GACTGTTTTTGGGAATCAAGTTCTTTGTTATCAAGCCCATTTACAATCGGTTTCCGAAG GTAAAGAAGCGTTATGATGGAACTGCCAAACTGTGGAGCGAACTGCCGACAGATGCAGAATTGTCAGCGAAGCAAAATCAAGCTGAGGGCAGCTCCGAG aAGATTCCACGAGTGCCATCAGCCAGTTCATTGTCATCTCTTAGCACAAGCAGCTCGTCAGAGCATATTTCAGGCGCCACAGCAAATCAATTATCAGAGAAATTTAATTTGCCTCCAAGCGAGACTTCACTGCCAG GTTGGGAAGACGGAAAAAAGTGCACTTTGTTGAACaaggaaaaaacattttcaaacgTAAAGCAAGGAAGACTCTTTTTATCTCAAAG CTActtgtgttttgaaaagatcAAGTCATCGAGTGCAAAGACCATCGTCATACGACTGGACACAATAACAAGTATAAGCAAG GTTAAGTCGAGTGGAATCATGCCTGGCACGGGAACGGCGCTGGAAGTACACGTTCGGGATATGAACaag CCGTACATTTTTGGCGGAATCATTGCAAGAGATGACGTTCTTGAAAACATCACACTCCAGATGTAA
- the LOC136894887 gene encoding GRAM domain-containing protein 4-like isoform X4, translated as MEENSKRRKRWNSELKDMIKPKQRTNGHQRRHSSPPDLRNGLLVEKDGVDRSGDTCKDTTKEDDFRICTDVNGNFLEEDEDRWKLSDEVFDEIRTQTQGIKSEESAASKSGDHRVILKVKTALGSWKGQIADMVLERLRDFINEESEIIDDAYIEGEPLAVKTLKENINRFSSGIKPITGFMKSIRNIFSWSNPAASFLIFVVYMYSVWHGYLLSLILFVAICKLFLNYLQARGINAHLGFTEKEKDETIPSEDYSWSDKFQLVLQVARKVQNTLGKIADSLEKMKNLLNWHHPEATGKLFGALCIGLVASLLLKGATLFTLIGLFLGIKFFVIKPIYNRFPKVKKRYDGTAKLWSELPTDAELSAKQNQAEGSSEKIPRVPSASSLSSLSTSSSSEHISGATANQLSEKFNLPPSETSLPGWEDGKKCTLLNKEKTFSNVKQGRLFLSQSYLCFEKIKSSSAKTIVIRLDTITSISKVKSSGIMPGTGTALEVHVRDMNKPYIFGGIIARDDVLENITLQM; from the exons ATGGAAGAGAACTCCAAAAGAAGAAAGCGATGGAACAGTGAGCTTAAAGACATGATTAAACCGAAGCAAAGAACAAACGGCCATCAAAG ACGACATTCAAGTCCACCGGACCTGAGAAACGGCCTCCTTGTGGAGAAGGATGGTGTTGATCGAAGCGGAGATACTTGCAAAGACACGACGAAAGAGGACGATTTTCGTATATGCACAGACGTGAATGGAAACTTTCTCGAAGAGGACGAAGACAGATGGAAATTATCGGACGAAGTTTTCGATGAAATACGAACGCAAACACAAGGAATAAAATCGGAGGAAAGCGCAGCTTCAAAGTCAG GTGACCATCGAGTCATACTCAAAGTGAAAACAGCTTTGGGTTCTTGGAAGGGACAGATAGCAGATATG GTTCTGGAAAGATTGCGAGATTTTATCAACGAAGAGTCAGAGATTATTGATGATGCGTACATCGAAGGGGAACCGTTGGCTGTCAAAAC gttgaaagaaaatatcaaTCGCTTTT cttCGGGTATCAAACCCATCACTGGTTTTATGAAGTCCATTCGAAACATTTTTTCTTGGTCAAATCCAGCAGCATCCTTCCTGATATTTGTG GTATACATGTATTCTGTTTGGCATGGATATCTTCTCTCCCTAATCCTCTTCGTTGCTATTTGCAAGCTCTTTCTGAATTATCTTCAAGCCAG GGGCATCAATGCGCACTTAGGATTCACTGAGAAAGAAAAGGATGAG ACAATTCCTTCTGAGGATTACAGTTGGTCGGACAAATTTCAGTTAGTCTTGCAAGTGGCAAGGAAAGTTCAG AACACACTTGGAAAAATCGCCGACTCTTTGGAAAAGATGAAGAA TTTGTTAAACTGGCATCACCCCGAGGCAACAGGAAAGCTTTTTGGTGCACTGTGCATCGGACTGGTTGCATCGTTGCTGCTCAAAGGAGCGACCTTATTCACTCTTATAG GACTGTTTTTGGGAATCAAGTTCTTTGTTATCAAGCCCATTTACAATCGGTTTCCGAAG GTAAAGAAGCGTTATGATGGAACTGCCAAACTGTGGAGCGAACTGCCGACAGATGCAGAATTGTCAGCGAAGCAAAATCAAGCTGAGGGCAGCTCCGAG aAGATTCCACGAGTGCCATCAGCCAGTTCATTGTCATCTCTTAGCACAAGCAGCTCGTCAGAGCATATTTCAGGCGCCACAGCAAATCAATTATCAGAGAAATTTAATTTGCCTCCAAGCGAGACTTCACTGCCAG GTTGGGAAGACGGAAAAAAGTGCACTTTGTTGAACaaggaaaaaacattttcaaacgTAAAGCAAGGAAGACTCTTTTTATCTCAAAG CTActtgtgttttgaaaagatcAAGTCATCGAGTGCAAAGACCATCGTCATACGACTGGACACAATAACAAGTATAAGCAAG GTTAAGTCGAGTGGAATCATGCCTGGCACGGGAACGGCGCTGGAAGTACACGTTCGGGATATGAACaag CCGTACATTTTTGGCGGAATCATTGCAAGAGATGACGTTCTTGAAAACATCACACTCCAGATGTAA
- the LOC136894887 gene encoding GRAM domain-containing protein 4-like isoform X2 encodes MNVANNRQKVWLRSVRSLLLMEENSKRRKRWNSELKDMIKPKQRTNGHQRRHSSPPDLRNGLLVEKDGVDRSGDTCKDTTKEDDFRICTDVNGNFLEEDEDRWKLSDEVFDEIRTQTQGIKSEESAASKSGDHRVILKVKTALGSWKGQIADMVLERLRDFINEESEIIDDAYIEGEPLAVKTLKENINRFSSGIKPITGFMKSIRNIFSWSNPAASFLIFVVYMYSVWHGYLLSLILFVAICKLFLNYLQARGINAHLGFTEKEKDETIPSEDYSWSDKFQLVLQVARKVQNTLGKIADSLEKMKNLLNWHHPEATGKLFGALCIGLVASLLLKGATLFTLIGLFLGIKFFVIKPIYNRFPKVKKRYDGTAKLWSELPTDAELSAKQNQAEGSSEKIPRVPSASSLSSLSTSSSSEHISGATANQLSEKFNLPPSETSLPGWEDGKKCTLLNKEKTFSNVKQGRLFLSQSYLCFEKIKSSSAKTIVIRLDTITSISKVKSSGIMPGTGTALEVHVRDMNKPYIFGGIIARDDVLENITLQM; translated from the exons GTGTGGTTAAGAAGCGTTCGATCGCTATTATTAATGGAAGAGAACTCCAAAAGAAGAAAGCGATGGAACAGTGAGCTTAAAGACATGATTAAACCGAAGCAAAGAACAAACGGCCATCAAAG ACGACATTCAAGTCCACCGGACCTGAGAAACGGCCTCCTTGTGGAGAAGGATGGTGTTGATCGAAGCGGAGATACTTGCAAAGACACGACGAAAGAGGACGATTTTCGTATATGCACAGACGTGAATGGAAACTTTCTCGAAGAGGACGAAGACAGATGGAAATTATCGGACGAAGTTTTCGATGAAATACGAACGCAAACACAAGGAATAAAATCGGAGGAAAGCGCAGCTTCAAAGTCAG GTGACCATCGAGTCATACTCAAAGTGAAAACAGCTTTGGGTTCTTGGAAGGGACAGATAGCAGATATG GTTCTGGAAAGATTGCGAGATTTTATCAACGAAGAGTCAGAGATTATTGATGATGCGTACATCGAAGGGGAACCGTTGGCTGTCAAAAC gttgaaagaaaatatcaaTCGCTTTT cttCGGGTATCAAACCCATCACTGGTTTTATGAAGTCCATTCGAAACATTTTTTCTTGGTCAAATCCAGCAGCATCCTTCCTGATATTTGTG GTATACATGTATTCTGTTTGGCATGGATATCTTCTCTCCCTAATCCTCTTCGTTGCTATTTGCAAGCTCTTTCTGAATTATCTTCAAGCCAG GGGCATCAATGCGCACTTAGGATTCACTGAGAAAGAAAAGGATGAG ACAATTCCTTCTGAGGATTACAGTTGGTCGGACAAATTTCAGTTAGTCTTGCAAGTGGCAAGGAAAGTTCAG AACACACTTGGAAAAATCGCCGACTCTTTGGAAAAGATGAAGAA TTTGTTAAACTGGCATCACCCCGAGGCAACAGGAAAGCTTTTTGGTGCACTGTGCATCGGACTGGTTGCATCGTTGCTGCTCAAAGGAGCGACCTTATTCACTCTTATAG GACTGTTTTTGGGAATCAAGTTCTTTGTTATCAAGCCCATTTACAATCGGTTTCCGAAG GTAAAGAAGCGTTATGATGGAACTGCCAAACTGTGGAGCGAACTGCCGACAGATGCAGAATTGTCAGCGAAGCAAAATCAAGCTGAGGGCAGCTCCGAG aAGATTCCACGAGTGCCATCAGCCAGTTCATTGTCATCTCTTAGCACAAGCAGCTCGTCAGAGCATATTTCAGGCGCCACAGCAAATCAATTATCAGAGAAATTTAATTTGCCTCCAAGCGAGACTTCACTGCCAG GTTGGGAAGACGGAAAAAAGTGCACTTTGTTGAACaaggaaaaaacattttcaaacgTAAAGCAAGGAAGACTCTTTTTATCTCAAAG CTActtgtgttttgaaaagatcAAGTCATCGAGTGCAAAGACCATCGTCATACGACTGGACACAATAACAAGTATAAGCAAG GTTAAGTCGAGTGGAATCATGCCTGGCACGGGAACGGCGCTGGAAGTACACGTTCGGGATATGAACaag CCGTACATTTTTGGCGGAATCATTGCAAGAGATGACGTTCTTGAAAACATCACACTCCAGATGTAA
- the LOC136894887 gene encoding GRAM domain-containing protein 4-like isoform X1: protein MLIHFWGPKQNNRNVFPVWLRSVRSLLLMEENSKRRKRWNSELKDMIKPKQRTNGHQRRHSSPPDLRNGLLVEKDGVDRSGDTCKDTTKEDDFRICTDVNGNFLEEDEDRWKLSDEVFDEIRTQTQGIKSEESAASKSGDHRVILKVKTALGSWKGQIADMVLERLRDFINEESEIIDDAYIEGEPLAVKTLKENINRFSSGIKPITGFMKSIRNIFSWSNPAASFLIFVVYMYSVWHGYLLSLILFVAICKLFLNYLQARGINAHLGFTEKEKDETIPSEDYSWSDKFQLVLQVARKVQNTLGKIADSLEKMKNLLNWHHPEATGKLFGALCIGLVASLLLKGATLFTLIGLFLGIKFFVIKPIYNRFPKVKKRYDGTAKLWSELPTDAELSAKQNQAEGSSEKIPRVPSASSLSSLSTSSSSEHISGATANQLSEKFNLPPSETSLPGWEDGKKCTLLNKEKTFSNVKQGRLFLSQSYLCFEKIKSSSAKTIVIRLDTITSISKVKSSGIMPGTGTALEVHVRDMNKPYIFGGIIARDDVLENITLQM, encoded by the exons GTGTGGTTAAGAAGCGTTCGATCGCTATTATTAATGGAAGAGAACTCCAAAAGAAGAAAGCGATGGAACAGTGAGCTTAAAGACATGATTAAACCGAAGCAAAGAACAAACGGCCATCAAAG ACGACATTCAAGTCCACCGGACCTGAGAAACGGCCTCCTTGTGGAGAAGGATGGTGTTGATCGAAGCGGAGATACTTGCAAAGACACGACGAAAGAGGACGATTTTCGTATATGCACAGACGTGAATGGAAACTTTCTCGAAGAGGACGAAGACAGATGGAAATTATCGGACGAAGTTTTCGATGAAATACGAACGCAAACACAAGGAATAAAATCGGAGGAAAGCGCAGCTTCAAAGTCAG GTGACCATCGAGTCATACTCAAAGTGAAAACAGCTTTGGGTTCTTGGAAGGGACAGATAGCAGATATG GTTCTGGAAAGATTGCGAGATTTTATCAACGAAGAGTCAGAGATTATTGATGATGCGTACATCGAAGGGGAACCGTTGGCTGTCAAAAC gttgaaagaaaatatcaaTCGCTTTT cttCGGGTATCAAACCCATCACTGGTTTTATGAAGTCCATTCGAAACATTTTTTCTTGGTCAAATCCAGCAGCATCCTTCCTGATATTTGTG GTATACATGTATTCTGTTTGGCATGGATATCTTCTCTCCCTAATCCTCTTCGTTGCTATTTGCAAGCTCTTTCTGAATTATCTTCAAGCCAG GGGCATCAATGCGCACTTAGGATTCACTGAGAAAGAAAAGGATGAG ACAATTCCTTCTGAGGATTACAGTTGGTCGGACAAATTTCAGTTAGTCTTGCAAGTGGCAAGGAAAGTTCAG AACACACTTGGAAAAATCGCCGACTCTTTGGAAAAGATGAAGAA TTTGTTAAACTGGCATCACCCCGAGGCAACAGGAAAGCTTTTTGGTGCACTGTGCATCGGACTGGTTGCATCGTTGCTGCTCAAAGGAGCGACCTTATTCACTCTTATAG GACTGTTTTTGGGAATCAAGTTCTTTGTTATCAAGCCCATTTACAATCGGTTTCCGAAG GTAAAGAAGCGTTATGATGGAACTGCCAAACTGTGGAGCGAACTGCCGACAGATGCAGAATTGTCAGCGAAGCAAAATCAAGCTGAGGGCAGCTCCGAG aAGATTCCACGAGTGCCATCAGCCAGTTCATTGTCATCTCTTAGCACAAGCAGCTCGTCAGAGCATATTTCAGGCGCCACAGCAAATCAATTATCAGAGAAATTTAATTTGCCTCCAAGCGAGACTTCACTGCCAG GTTGGGAAGACGGAAAAAAGTGCACTTTGTTGAACaaggaaaaaacattttcaaacgTAAAGCAAGGAAGACTCTTTTTATCTCAAAG CTActtgtgttttgaaaagatcAAGTCATCGAGTGCAAAGACCATCGTCATACGACTGGACACAATAACAAGTATAAGCAAG GTTAAGTCGAGTGGAATCATGCCTGGCACGGGAACGGCGCTGGAAGTACACGTTCGGGATATGAACaag CCGTACATTTTTGGCGGAATCATTGCAAGAGATGACGTTCTTGAAAACATCACACTCCAGATGTAA